The DNA segment GGAACGGAGCCGGCGGAACGGCGGGGGAGACGGCCAGCGTGGTGCCGATCAGACACGAGCGAAACCGCGGGGCGGGCGCGGCGGTGAAGACGGGCTACGCCCGCGCGCTCGACGACGGAATCGACGTGGTCGCCGTCATGGACGGCGACGGCCAGATGGATCCCGCACACCTCGAACGGGTCATCGAGCCGGTCGCGGCCGGCGAGGTGACGTACGCGAAGGGGAACCGGCTCCGGTCCAGTCGCGACTACGCCACGATGTCGCGCTGGCGCCTGTTCGGGAACCTCCTCCTCACCATGCTGACGCGCGTCTCGAGCGGTTACTGGGAGCTGTCCGACCCGCAGAACGGGTTCACGGCGATCTCCAACGAGGGGCTCCAGATCGTCCGCTTCGACCGGCTGTACGACCGGTACGGGTTCCTCAACGACCTCCTGTTCGCGCTGAACGTGAACCGACAGCCGATCGCCGACGTCGCCCACCCGGCGCGGTACGGCGACGAGCGGAGCACCATCCGGTACTCGACGTTCGTGCCGCGGCTCTCGGCGCTGATCGCGCGGAACTTCCTCAAACGGATCGGCCGGTCGTACGTGCTCCGGCGGTTCCACCCGCTGGCGGCGTGTTACGCGCTCGGCGGCGTCGTCCTGCTCGCCGGCGTCGCCGCCGGCGGCTACTCGCTGTGGAGCGCCGGCGTCGACACGTTCCTCGGCGGCATGACGTCGTTCGTCGTCGCGACGCTCGGACTCCTGCTGATGCTGTTCGGGACGTGGCTCGACGTCGTGGAGAACGAGGGGCTGGTTCACGACATCGGCCCGCTCGGAATCGACGGGAGCGCTCGCGTCGGAGCCGTCTACGACGACTGGGGACTGGACATGGCTCACGACGGCGGAACGACCGGCGACGACC comes from the Halorubrum depositum genome and includes:
- a CDS encoding glycosyltransferase family 2 protein, with the translated sequence MYDGETVGVVVPAYNEAGHVGEVIETIPSYVDRIYAVDDASTDETWPEIREHARRRNERTTARNGAGGTAGETASVVPIRHERNRGAGAAVKTGYARALDDGIDVVAVMDGDGQMDPAHLERVIEPVAAGEVTYAKGNRLRSSRDYATMSRWRLFGNLLLTMLTRVSSGYWELSDPQNGFTAISNEGLQIVRFDRLYDRYGFLNDLLFALNVNRQPIADVAHPARYGDERSTIRYSTFVPRLSALIARNFLKRIGRSYVLRRFHPLAACYALGGVVLLAGVAAGGYSLWSAGVDTFLGGMTSFVVATLGLLLMLFGTWLDVVENEGLVHDIGPLGIDGSARVGAVYDDWGLDMAHDGGTTGDDPEADGR